A section of the Triticum dicoccoides isolate Atlit2015 ecotype Zavitan chromosome 7A, WEW_v2.0, whole genome shotgun sequence genome encodes:
- the LOC119328945 gene encoding DEAD-box ATP-dependent RNA helicase 31 translates to MRGRHHLLGFLRRAAAGSFSAARRADSLSLPHPIPPGNGAAVPISIRFLSTRTGGAARSLIEDEADLSDWVSDIKADSFNLGLSSGDEREASTRKPTASRGGRRGRDSGGPPTRSRFDGGEFGGERRGGDFGGDMRGGRFGGDSRGGRFGGDSRGGRFGGDRRGGRFGSDIRGGRFGGDRPGSDRRGRVVSSDLSDDGESGFGSARGRRGRGWMSSGFSQRGGRGGDFGDEAGFRSSRGQRGRGGRASGVSQRGGRYGDLDDEESGFGSPRGRRGRGGRTADLSGRGRRGSDLDDEEDDSGEEVGFGSPRGRRGRGGRASGLSSRGGRGSDLDDEEDDSGEEVGFGSPRGIRGRGGRMSSLSRRGGTESDLDDDDDDDDDDAIEFGASGGRHNRGGRAEKMGSLGSRRGGKVRDVDFGDRRSKGRKMSDFGSSEDDSESGEVDEDDGPSGFEDGLSGDDSGQEDLVNSAAKKSVSSESVEQETVLGTRDNRGADSYLSQRRFDECSLSPATLKGVKAAGYERMTAVQEATLPIILKGKDVLAKARTGTGKTVAFLLPAIEVVSKLPPHDHDKKRPPISVIVVCPTRELADQAAAEANKLLKFHPSIGVQLVIGGTRMALEQKRMHTNPCQILVATPGRLKDHMENTPGFATRLMGVKFLILDEADRLLDMGFRTDIERIVAALPKQRQTLLFSATVPDEVRQVCHVAMKRDLEFVNTVQEGSEETHSQVKQMHLVAPLDKQFSILYGLLTDHISENVDYKVIVFCTTAKVTSLVAELLSELKLNVREIHSRKPQSYRTRISKEFKESKGLILVSSDVSARGVDYPNVTLVLQLGVPSDREQYIHRLGRTGRKGNEGSGVLLLAPWEEYFLRSIKDLPITEATLPLIDLDTKRKVEKALAHVEVKDKESAYQAWLGYYNSNKQIGRDKYQLVSLANEFSRSLGLNNPPALTKLILKKMGLSNIPGLRSK, encoded by the exons ATGCGAGGCCGCCACCACCTGCTTGGCTTCCTCCGCCGCGCCGCGGCAGGCTCCTTCTCCGCGGCCCGCCGTGCTGATTCTCTCTCCCTCCCACACCCCATCCCGCCTGGAAATGGCGCCGCCGTTCCCATCAGCATCCGCTTCCTCTCCACTCGCACCGGCGGCGCCGCGCGGAGCCTAATCGAGGACGAGGCCGACCTCAGCGACTGGGTCAGCGACATCAAGGCCGACTCCTTCAACCTTGGCCTTAGCAGCGGCGACGAGCGCGAGGCCTCCACCCGCAAACCCACTGCCTCCAGGGGAGGCCGAAGAGGGAGGGATTCGGGGGGACCGCCGACGAGGTCGAGGTTTGATGGTGGTGAGTTCGGCGGAGAGAGACGCGGCGGGGATTTTGGCGGTGATATGCGTGGTGGTCGGTTCGGCGGCGATAGTCGCGGTGGTCGGTTCGGCGGCGATAGTCgtggtggtcggtttggtggcgACAGGCGTGGTGGTCGATTCGGCAGCGATATTCGTGGTGGTCGGTTCGGGGGCGATAGGCCTGGCTCTGATCGGAGGGGGAGGGTGGTGAGTTCTGATCTCAGTGATGATGGTGAATCTGGGTTTGGTTCTGCGAGGGGAAGGCGAGGGCGGGGCTGGATGTCTTCGGGGTTTTCACAGAGAGGAGGGAGGGGAGGTGATTTTGGTGATGAGGCTGGGTTTCGGTCTTCGAGGGGTCAGCGTGGCCGGGGCGGGAGGGCATCGGGTGTGTCACAAAGGGGAGGGAGGTATGGTGATTTGGATGATGAAGAATCTGGGTTTGGGTCTCCCAGGGGAAGACGAGGTCGTGGTGGGAGGACAGCAGATTTGTCAGGTAGAGGACGCAGGGGAAGCGATCTGGATGACGAGGAGGATGACAGCGGTGAAGAAGTTGGTTTTGGGTCTCCCAGGGGAAGACGAGGCCGTGGTGGAAGGGCATCAGGTTTGTCAAGCAGAGGAGGCAGGGGAAGCGATCTGGATGATGAAGAGGATGACAGTGGTGAAGAAGTTGGTTTTGGGTCTCCCAGGGGAATTCGTGGCCGTGGTGGAAGGATGTCAAGTTTGTCACGCAGAGGAGGTACGGAAAGTGATttggatgacgacgacgacgacgacgatgatgatgcaaTTGAGTTTGGAGCTTCTGGTGGAAGGCATAATCGTGGTGGGAGAGCAGAGAAGATGGGGAGTTTGGGATCACGTAGAGGAGGTAAAGTCAGGGATGTGGATTTTGGTGATCGACGGTCAAAGGGTCGGAAAATGTCTGATTTTGGTTCATCAGAGGATGATAGTGAGTCAGGGGAAGTTGATGAGGATGATGGGCCATCAGGTTTTGAGGATGGTCTCTCTGGTGATGATTCTGGCCAGGAGGATTTAGTGAACAGTGCAGCTAAGAAATCTGTCTCTTCTGAGTCAGTTGAACAGGAGACTGTACTGGGCACAAGAGATAATAGAGGTGCTGATTCGTATTTGAGTCAGAGAAG GTTTGATGAATGTTCTCTCTCTCCCGCGACATTAAAAGGTGTTAAAGCTGCTGGGTATGAACGGATGACTGCAGTTCAGGAGGCCACGCTTCCTATTATACTTAAAG GGAAGGATGTCCTGGCCAAAGCAAGGACAGGAACCGGAAAAACTGTGGCATTCTTG CTTCCAGCCATTGAAGTTGTCTCCAAATTGCCCCCTCATGACCATGATAAAAAAAGACCACCTATTAGTGTTATTGTTGTGTGCCCGACACGTGAGCTTGCTGATCAGGCTGCTGCAGAGGCTAACAAACTTCTTAAATTCCATCCATCAATTGGAGTACAACTTGTAATTGGTGGCACTAGGATGGCTCTTGAGCAGAAACGCATGCACACAAACCCTTGCCAG ATTCTGGTAGCTACACCGGGAAGGCttaaggatcatatggagaacacaCCAGGATTTGCTACTAGATTGATGGGCGTCAAATTCCTTATTCTTGATGAAGCTGACCGCTTGTTAGATATGGGGTTCCGAACTGATATCGAGAGAATAGTAGCTGCACTCCCCAAACAGCGCCAAACACTCCTATTTTCTGCTACAGTTCCAGATGAG GTTCGTCAAGTATGTCATGTTGCCATGAAAAGAGATCTTGAATTTGTCAACACTGTTCAAGAAGGAAGTGAGGAAACACATTCACAG GTGAAACAAATGCATTTGGTTGCGCCACTAGATAAACAATTCTCTATCCTATATGGTCTTTTAACAGACCATATTTCGGAAAATGTTGACTACAAG GTGATTGTGTTTTGTACAACAGCAAAAGTAACTAGTCTTGTTGCTGAACTCCTGTCTGAACTGAAGTTGAACGTACGTGAGATCCACTCCAGaaagccacaaagttacagaacCAGGATATCAAAAGAATTTAAGGAATCAAAGGGTCTTATTCTTGTTAGCTCTGATGTATCTGCTAGGGGTGTTGATTATCCTAATGTCACACTAGTTCTGCAG TTGGGTGTTCCGAGTGACAGGGAGCAATATATCCACCGTCTTGGTAGAACTGGCCGCAAAGGTAATGAGGGGAGCGGAGTCTTATTGTTGGCACCATGGGAAGAATACTTCTTGAGAAGTATCAAAGATTTGCCTATTACAGAGGCAACACTACCACTAATTGATCTGGACACTAAACGGAAG gtTGAGAAAGCTCTTGCACATGTGGAGGTGAAAGATAAGGAATCTGCGTATCAAGCATGGCTTGGTTACTATAATTCGAATAAGCAAATCGGCCGTGATAAGTACCAGCTTGTATCGCTGGCTAATGAGTTCAGTAGAAGTCTGGGGCTCAACAATCCTCCAGCACTGACTAAGCTTATCCTTAAAAAGATGGGGCTGAGCAACATTCCAGGTCTACGGTCAAAATAA